One segment of Toxotes jaculatrix isolate fToxJac2 chromosome 8, fToxJac2.pri, whole genome shotgun sequence DNA contains the following:
- the LOC121185487 gene encoding zinc transporter ZIP1-like, giving the protein MSFKGRVSSSVLMSPGRDTMVLQVNPADVPALEIKLGALAVLLSITLLFGFAPLCIVRGTGRCSVDPDLRRRLLSLISCFSGGVFFATCLLDLLPDYLQGIGEAFSNAGITLQFPLPEFIVAMGFFLVLVLEQVVLAFKDQSSLFSEERRSLLVDSSVQANDRNGFHHSHHRHHGSEEAEGGHFHVDFSSQSALRAFILVFSLSLHSVFEGLAVGLQEEGKEVLEICLALMIHKSIISFSLAFKLCQTRLRRSVVAGCLLLFAVMSPLGIGLGIGLTETKAHPQHQLARCTLEGLAAGTFIYITFMEILPHELSSPRHRIPKVAMLLVGFAVVTGVLFIKL; this is encoded by the exons ATGTCCTTCAAAGGCAGAGTGTCCTCTTCTGTCCTCATGTCTCCGGGGAGGGACACTATGGTGCTGCAGGTCAACCCGGCCGATGTCCCCGCCCTGGAGATCAAACTGGGAGCGCTGGCGGTCCTGCTGTCCATCACTCTGCTGTTTGGATTCGCCCCTCTCTGCATCGTTCGGGGGACAGGGCGCTGCAGCGTGGACCCAG ATTTGCGGCGCAGGCTGCTGAGTCTGATCAGCTGTTTCTCTGGGGGAGTTTTCTTCGCCACCTGCCTGTTGGACCTGCTGCCAGACTACCTGCAGGGCATCGGCGAGGCCTTCAGCAACGCAGGCATCACA CTCCAGTTCCCTCTGCCTGAGTTCATTGTGGCTATGGGCTTCTTCTTAGTCCTGGTCCTGGAGCAGGTTGTCCTGGCCTTCAAGGACCAATCGTCCTTATTCTCTGAGGAGCGTCGGTCTCTGCTGGTGGACTCCAGTGTCCAGGCAAATGACAGGAATGGGTTTCATCACTCCCATCACCGCCATCATGGATCAGAGGAGGCTGAAGGCGGGCACTTCCACGTGGACTTCAGCTCTCAGTCCGCCCTGCGTGCCTTCATCCTggtcttctctctgtctctgcactcTGTGTTTGAGGGTTTGGCGGTGGGATtgcaggaggaggggaaggaggtgCTGGAGATCTGCCTGGCGCTGATGATACACAAGAGCATCATCTCCTTCAGCCTGGCCTTCAAGCTGTGTCAGACCCGGCTGCGGCGGTCCGTGGTGGCcggctgcctgctgctgttcGCTGTCATGTCCCCGCTGGGCATCGGCCTGGGTATCGGCCTCACTGAGACCAAGGCGCACCCTCAGCACCAGCTGGCCCGCTGTACGCTGGAGGGGCTTGCAGCAGGAACCTTCATCTACATCACCTTCATGGAGATCCTGCCGCACGAGCTCAGCTCCCCCAGGCACCGCATCCCCAAGGTGGCCATGCTGCTGGTGGGCTTCGCCGTGGTCACTGGCGTGCTCTTCATCAAACTGTAA
- the LOC121185489 gene encoding complement C1q tumor necrosis factor-related protein 3-like, which translates to MKSVCLVVLLCLSCSATADTEAVEGTEAKAKQTSVQPDVWAEVRALRDLVVVQRAELDVLKTRLTSTESKLQELRGELQTLRTNAESSKVAFSAALTDSGLLGPFNTDTTIVYSNVFTNIGQAYNPITGVFTAPVKGVYYFRFTGMDYRSNVHMGVALYKNSERIMLTYEINVNNGYFEHMSNGATLELEKGDVVSLRLPANKGLYDNNESHNTFSGFLLFTM; encoded by the exons ATgaagtctgtctgtcttgtcgtcctcctctgtctgtcctgctcaGCAACAGCGGACACGGAGGCAGTGGAGGGGACGGAGGCCAAAGCCAAACAGACGTCCGTCCAGCCTGACGTGTGGGCCGAGGTGAGAGCGCTCAGAGACCTGGTGGTggtgcagagagcagagctggacGTCCTGAAGACGAGGCTGACGTCCACAGAGAGCaagctgcaggagctgagaggagagctgcagacGCTCAGGACGAACGCAG aaAGCTCTAAGGTGGCGTTCAGTGCTGCGCTGACTGATTCAGGGCTGCTGGGACCCTTCAACACCGACACCACGATTGTCTACTCCAACGTGTTCACCAACATCGGCCAGGCCTACAACCCCATCACAG GCGTCTTCACAGCCCCAGTCAAAGGAGTGTACTACTTCAGGTTCACAGGTATGGACTACCGCTCCAACGTGCACATGGGTGTGGCTTTGTACAAGAACAGTGAGAGAATCATGCTGACCTATGAAATCAACGTTAATAACGGATACTTTGAGCACATGTCTAACGGAGCGActctggagctggagaaagGCGACGTGGTCTCCCTGCGTCTGCCGGCAAACAAAGGACTCTACGACAACAACGAGAGCCACAACACTTTCAGCGGCTTCCTGCTTTTCACTATGTGA
- the LOC121185488 gene encoding histidine N-acetyltransferase-like has translation MSAAEETCDVDFSFAEEQDFQQVLNICSSDDYNGMDYMAATFHRWLQEPGRLNFIARMKDRVVALESALLVDGGQTVVFQGLRVVPDLRGRGIAGALQRHVTAYIRRHYPEVSAVRRSRGDQPSPQVLAKYRLIAKEVILSLCCEATNLGVFIAELQSRLSCQADSAPGSPVTLTQQQAETLILTDHVISNLLPGKTIIVDWEPLKPVEANLEVLRRRGLMWIADREFEPTALSLGTAPYSVPYRHDALRININIFGRSLASVCAVFLAQLEALLPTVRGFLILYTYVDPAVWPGLRQFCQNNANVSPFRDYWEELILETDL, from the exons ATGTCTGCAGCGGAGGAAACCTGTGATGTGGACTTCAGCTTCGCAGAGGAGCAGGACTTCCAGCAG gtcCTGAACATCTGCAGCAGCGATGACTACAATGGGATGGACTACATGGCTGCTACCTTTCACCGCTGGCTGCAGGAGCCTGGACGCCTCAACTTCATCGCTCGGATGAAGGACAGAGTG GTGGCGCTGGAGTCTGCACTGCTGGTGGACGGCGGCCAGACCGTTGTGTTTCAGGGTCTCAGGGTGGTACCTGATTTGAGAGGTCGTGGTATCGCTGGCGCCCTCCAGAGGCACGTGACCGCATACATCCGCCGCCACTACCCAGAAGTGTCGGCTGTCAGGCGAAGCCGAGGAGACCAGCCTTCACCACAAGTACTGGCCAAGTACAGACTCATAGCTAAAGAG GTCATCTTGTCTCTGTGCTGCGAGGCGACCAACCTTGGTGTCTTCATCGCTGAGCTTCAGTCCAGACTCTCCTGCCAGGCTGACTCCGCCCCCGGCAGTCCAGTTACGCTGACTCAGCAGCAGGCGGAGACCCTGATCCTGACCGACCACGTGATTTCCAACTTGCTGCCCGGAAAAACCATCATCGTTGACTGGGAGCCTCTGAAGCCTGTGGAGGCCAATCTGGAGGTGCTGCGCCGCAGGGGGTTGATGTGGATTGCGGACCGTGAGTTCGAGCCCACAGCTCTCAGCTTGGGGACCGCACCGTACTCTGTCCCCTACCGCCACGACGCCCTGCGCATCAACATCAATATCTTTGGCCGCAGTTTGGCTTCGGTCTGTGCCGTGTTTCTGGCTCAGCTTGAAGCTTTGCTGCCAACGGTCCGAGGTTTCCTGATCCTCTACACCTACGTGGACCCTGCGGTTTGGCCAGGGTTACGCCAGTTCTGCCAGAACAACGCCAACGTGTCCCCTTTCAGGGACTACTGGGAGGAGCTTATACTGGAGACAGACCTCTGA
- the creb3l4 gene encoding cyclic AMP-responsive element-binding protein 3-like protein 4, whose amino-acid sequence MDAESGELFLGGVAAADSWTQLDAPFSCSELVFSSSEKPLQDWAVDPDCTLNDSESEDVLHGVDPNEVFPSGPPADPSSESDSGISEDPVVESPVTTVTPVTPVTPATVYQVVYDISTLGGAKAEPGQENVISIELDEWSSQVLFSDSCIVNELPVVPAARLDAGLPVVDPPSPDGGLLYPELQLTEEEQKLLSQEGVSLPNNLPLTKAEERILKKVRRKIRNKQSAQDSRRRRKEYIDGLESRAAACSAQNKELQRTVEQLEKHNMSLLAQLRQLQSLIKQTVSKGAQTSTCLLIILVSLGLIIMPSFSPFRRSSSTDDDYRPTGVISRNILTDPSSSQPAADEVDGPVVQSDSSSPPSDLSQSGAAEDAAVPQEPIETPENAGVDGTAQERSPAGNSSALVAGETDPPALGLRSAAGKGSHDPAKPAHADEM is encoded by the exons ATGGATGCAGAGAGCGGGGAGCTGTTTCTCGGCGGCGTGGCGGCGGCGGACAGCTGGACGCAGCTCGACGCTCCGTTCTCCTGCTCTGAACTggttttcagcagctcagagaaacCCCTGCAAGACTGGGCGGTGGACCCCGACTGT ACGCTTAACGACAGCGAATCAGAGGACGTCCTCCACGGTGTCGACCCAAACGAGGTGTTTCCCAGCGGACCGCCCGCGGACCCGTCCTCTGAGAGCGACAGCGGCATCTCTGAGGATCCTGTCGTCGAGAGCCCTGTCACCACGGTGACCCCGGTGACCCCAGTGACCCCGGCGACCGTCTACCAGGTGGTTTACGACATCAGCACGCTGGGAGGCGCGAAGGCTGAGCCCGGACAGGAGAACGTCATCTCCATAGAGCTGG ATGAGTGGAGCTCCCAGGTGTTGTTTTCGGACTCGTGCATCGTGAACGAGCTGCCGGTGGTTCCTGCGGCTCGCCTCGACGCCGGTCTGCCTGTCGTGGATCCTCCCAGCCCCGACGGCGGCCTG CTGTACCCGGAGCTTCAGCTGactgaggaggagcagaagcTGCTGAGCCAAGAAGGAGTTTCTCTGCCCAACAACCTTCCTCTCACCAAG GCAGAGGAACGAATCCTGAAGAAAGTTCGGAGGAAAATCCGCAACAAGCAGTCTGCTCAGGACAGCCGCCGCAGGAGGAAGGAGTACATCGACGGGCTGGAGAGCAG ggcAGCAGCTTGTTCAGCACAGAACaaggagctgcagaggacagtggaacagctggagaaacacaacat GTCTCTGCTGGCTCAGCTGCGTCAGCTTCAGTCTCTGATCAAACAGACGGTCAGCAAAGGAGCCCAGACCAGCACCTGCTTACTG atcATCCTGGTCTCCCTGGGTCTGATCATCATGCCGAGTTTCAGTCCGTTCAGACGCAGCTCGTCTACAGACGACGACTACAGACCCACAGGAG TTATTTCCAGAAACATCCTGACCGacccctcctcctcacagccagcagcagatgAGGTCGACGGTCCGGTCGTTCAGTCCGACTCCTCATCGCCGCCCTCTGatctcagccaatcaggagccGCAGAGGACGCTGCTGTCCCCCAAGAGCCAATAGAAACCCCTGAAAACGCAGGCGTCGATGGCACGGCCCAGGAGAGGAGCCCGGCGGGGAACAGCTCAGCTCTCGTTGCCGGGGAGACTGACCCTCCGGCCCTCGGTCTGAGGTCAGCGGCCGGAAAAGGAAGCCACGATCCGGCTAAACCCGCACACGCCGACGAGATGTAG